From the genome of Primulina eburnea isolate SZY01 chromosome 12, ASM2296580v1, whole genome shotgun sequence, one region includes:
- the LOC140807160 gene encoding phosphatidylinositol 4-phosphate 5-kinase 1-like, whose product MQESFLFCFPEEKKRMPDSLLCIKLIENDQKKTNGETLDTDSEKFLDNTSITFTPRSAVIIPRSKSQGTCRRVTPTSISENNAANIVEKHLPNGDLYIGTFSNNTPHGSGKYLWKDGCMYEGEWKKGKASGKGKFSWPSGATFEGEFKSGRMEGTGTFIGCDGDMYKGSWSGDRKHGFGVKHYSNGDYYEGQWKKNLQDGQGRYVWRNGNEYIGEWKNGMINGRGVLVWNNGNRYDGNWENGIPKGHGVFTWPDGSCYIGCWSADYSKNSNRAQILNGTFYPAHNSKNRNWSEEGLQGYFGSKLSTPLLVVGDESVNVVIGGRCGKKRSSVDGGVMAERAFPRICIWESDGEAGDITCDIMDDVEASMLYREGFALDRDLIKQFRKNPCFGGGEVKKPGHTISKGHKNYDLMLNLQVGIRYSVGKHASSVRDLKLSDFDPKEKFWTRFPSEGSKVTPPHQSVEFRWKDYCPVVFRHLRGLFQVDPADYMLAICGNDALRELSSPGKSGSFFYLTQDDRFMIKTVKKSEVKVLVKMLPNYYQHVCRYENSLVTKFFGVHCVKPVGGVKTRFIVMGNLFCSEYRIHRRFDLKGSSHGRSTEKPEGERDETTTLKDLDLNFVFRLQTNWYQEVIKQIECDCEFLEAEGIMDYSLLVGLHFRDNNTAEKIGLSPFLLRTGNGSYQNEKFIRGCRFLEAELQDMDRVLAGRKPLIRLGANMPARAERVARRSDFDQYTPGGFNDLRPSRSGEIYEVVLYFGIIDILQDYDITKKLEHMYKSLQVNSTSISAVDPKLYSKRFRDFIGRIFIKDR is encoded by the exons ATGCAGGAAAGCTTCTTATTTTGCTTTCCAGAAGAGAAGAAAAGAATGCCAGACTCACTGTTATGCATAAAGCTTATAGAGAATGACCAGAAGAAGACGAATGGAGAGACTTTAGATACGGACTCGGAGAAATTCCTTGATAATACTAGCATAACTTTTACGCCGAGATCAGCTGTCATTATTCCTCGAAGCAAGTCACAAGGCACCTGCCGTAGGGTAACACCCACCTCCATTTCAGAGAATAACGCGGCTAATATCGTCGAAAAACATCTCCCAAATGGAGATCTGTATATTGGAACATTCTCGAACAATACGCCACATGGATCCGGGAAGTACTTGTGGAAAGATGGGTGTATGTATGAAGGCGAGTGGAAGAAGGGAAAAGCGAGTGGGAAGGGGAAGTTTTCCTGGCCTTCTGGAGCGACCTTTGAAGGTGAATTCAAGTCGGGTCGGATGGAGGGTACTGGCACTTTTATCGGATGCGACGGAGATATGTATAAAGGCTCGTGGTCCGGGGATCGGAAGCATGGCTTCGGGGTGAAGCATTACAGTAATGGAGATTATTACGAAGGGCAGTGGAAGAAGAATCTGCAAGACGGCCAAGGGAGGTATGTTTGGAGGAACGGGAATGAGTATATTGGGGAATGGAAGAATGGGATGATTAATGGGAGAGGCGTTTTAGTATGGAACAATGGGAATAGGTATGACGGAAATTGGGAAAATGGGATTCCAAAAGGGCATGGAGTTTTCACTTGGCCTGATGGAAGTTGTTACATTGGATGCTGGTCTGCTGATTATAGTAAAAATAGTAACAGAGCCCAGATTTTGAACGGTACTTTTTACCCAGCTCACAATTCCAAGAACAGGAATTGGAGCGAAGAAGGTTTACAGGGGTATTTTGGCAGTAAGCTATCCACTCCTTTGCTGGTGGTGGGGGATGAGAGTGTAAATGTGGTGATTGGGGGCCGATGTGGGAAGAAGAGGTCGTCTGTGGACGGTGGTGTTATGGCGGAGAGAGCTTTTCCGAGGATTTGTATCTGGGAATCGGATGGCGAAGCTGGGGATATAACTTGTGATATCATGGATGACGTGGAGGCATCGATGTTGTATAGGGAAGGGTTTGCGTTGGATCGAGATTTGATAAAACAGTTTCGCAAGAATCCATGTTTTGGGGGTGGGGAAGTGAAGAAGCCCGGACATACAATTTCCAAAGGGCATAAGAATTATGACTTGATGCTCAATCTCCAGGTGGGCATAAG ATATTCTGTGGGAAAGCATGCTTCCTCTGTGCGTGATCTTAAGCTGAGTGATTTTGATCCTAAGGAGAAATTTTGGACTAGGTTCCCTTCCGAAGGGTCCAAAGTGACTCCGCCCCATCAGTCTGTAGAGTTCCGATGGAAAGATTATTGTCCTGTGGTGTTTAG ACATTTAAGAGGATTATTCCAAGTAGATCCCGCCGATTACATGTTAGCCATTTGTGGGAATGATGCTCTAAGGGAGCTTTCTTCTCCAGGGAAAAGTGGAAGTTTCTTTTACCTGACACAAGATGATAGGTTTATGATCAAAACAGTGAAAAAATCAGAAGTCAAG gtGCTTGTTAAGATGCTTCCTAATTATTATCAGCATGTATGTCGCTATGAAAATTCCTTGGTCACAAAGTTCTTTGGTGTCCATTGCGTAAAGCCAGTTGGTGGCGTCAAG actcggttcattGTGATGGGAAACTTGTTCTGTTCTGAGTATCGAATACATAGAAGGTTTGACTTGAAAGGATCATCACATGGACGCTCAACCGAGAAGCCTGAGGGTGAGAGAGATGAAACTACAACTCTCAAAGATCTTGACCTGAACTTCGTATTTAGGCTTCAGACCAACTGGTATCAAGAAGTTATCAA ACAAATCGAATGTGATTGTGAATTCTTGGAGGCTGAGGGGATCATGGATTACAGTCTTTTAGTTGGTCTTCATTTCCGTGACAATAATACTGCAGAAAAAATTGGTTTGTCACCTTTTTTGTTGAGAACAG GTAATGGTTCTTATCAAAATGAGAAATTCATTCGTGGCTGTCGATTCCTTGAAGCAGAACTTCAAGACATGGATCGGGTTTTAGCCGGCAG GAAGCCATTGATCAGACTTGGAGCCAACATGCCAGCAAGGGCAGAACGAGTGGCTCGGAGGAGTGATTTTGATCAGTATACACCGGGTGGATTCAACGATTTGAGACCTTCCCGGAGCGGTGAAATCTACGAAGTGGTCCTCTATTTTGGAATCATTGACATTTTGCAAGACTACGATATCACCAAGAAACTCGAGCACATGTACAAATCCTTACAAGTCAACTCTACTTCAATTTCAGCAGTTGACCCAAAACTATATTCCAAGAGATTTCGAGATTTTATTGGGAGAATATTCATTAAAGATAGGTGA
- the LOC140808033 gene encoding nitrate reductase [NADH] 1-like — protein MAASVENRQFRNLEPGLPRPYKHVPTTHRRSDSPVRGFNFPPSPDPAFSNITLNNGNFIADYSSSDEDDDENEWAVHIKKVNAEVEPSVLDSRDELTADNWVERNPSMVRLTGKHPFNAEAPLPRLMHHGFITPVPLHYVRNHGPVPKGTWDEWTVEVTGLVKKPMRLTMHQLETEFRSKEFPVSLVCAGNRRKEQNMVKQTIGFNWGAAGVSTSVWRGVPLRAILKRCGIYSKKKGALNVCFEGAEDLPGGGGSKYGTSLMKEIAMDPARDIILAYMQNGERLAPDHGFPVRMIIPGFIGGRMVKWLKRIIVTTKESDNYYHYRDNRVLPSHVDAELANAEAWWYKPEYIINDLNINSVITTPCHEEILPINSWTTQRPYTLRGYSYSGGGKKVTRVEVTLDGGETWQVCVLDHPEKPNKYGKYWCWCFWSLEVEVLDLLGAKEIAVRAWDETLNTQPEKLIWNVMGMMNNCWFRIKTNMCKPHRGEIGILFEHPTQPGNQTGGWMAKERYLEKSLNENPILKKSVSSPFMNTTSTMLSMSEVKKHNSADSAWIIVHGHVYDCTPFLKDHPGGTDSILINAGMDCTEEFDAIHSSKAKKMLEEYRIGELIKTGYASADSSPNNSVHGPTGNGIFPLTPIKELSPLLRGVALVPREKIPCKLVAKTSISHDVRLFRFALPNEEHVLGLPVGKHIFVCATVNEKLCMRAYTPSSGVEAVGYFELVIKVYFKGMHPKFPNGGLMSQHLDSLTLGSFIDVKGPLGHIEYLGKGIFTVHGKQKSAKKLAMIAGGTGITPIYQVMQAILKDSEDETEMYVVYANRTEDDILLRDELDEWAEKYPNRVKVWYVVQESVQEGWKYSLGFVTESILREHIPGPEKTLALACGPPPMLQFAVNPNLEKMGYDIKENLLVF, from the exons ATGGCGGCCTCCGTCGAGAACCGGCAGTTCAGAAATCTTGAACCGGGCCTGCCGCGTCCCTACAAGCATGTTCCGACCACCCACCGCCGGTCCGACTCCCCGGTCCGTGGATTCAACTTTCCCCCGTCGCCTGACCCCGCTTTCTCCAACATAACATTGAATAATGGCAATTTTATAGCCGATTATTCGTCCAGCGACGAAGATGATGACGAAAATGAATGGGCTGTTCATATCAAAAAGGTTAACGCCGAGGTTGAGCCGTCGGTTCTCGACTCACGGGACGAGCTCACTGCGGATAATTGGGTGGAGCGCAACCCATCTATGGTTAGACTCACCGGAAAACACCCCTTCAACGCGGAGGCTCCGCTGCCACGGCTAATGCACCACGGCTTCATCACCCCGGTTCCTCTCCACTACGTCCGTAACCACGGCCCGGTCCCGAAAGGAACCTGGGACGAATGGACAGTCGAAGTCACCGGTCTGGTTAAAAAACCGATGCGTCTGACCATGCACCAGCTGGAAACTGAGTTCCGCAGCAAGGAATTCCCAGTCTCACTCGTCTGCGCCGGGAACCGCCGCAAAGAACAAAACATGGTCAAACAGACCATAGGTTTCAACTGGGGCGCCGCCGGAGTCTCCACCTCTGTGTGGCGGGGCGTGCCTCTACGCGCCATCCTGAAACGTTGTGGGATTTACAGCAAGAAAAAAGGTGCACTCAACGTCTGTTTTGAAGGGGCGGAGGATTTACCCGGCGGCGGGGGATCCAAATATGGGACTAGTTTAATGAAGGAAATCGCCATGGATCCGGCGAGAGATATTATATTGGCTTACATGCAGAACGGCGAAAGATTAGCTCCGGATCACGGGTTTCCCGTGAGGATGATAATTCCCGGATTTATTGGTGGAAGAATGGTGAAATGGTTGAAACGTATAATTGTGACGACAAAAGAATCCGataattattatcattatcGGGATAACAGAGTTCTTCCTTCTCATGTTGATGCTGAACTCGCTAATGCCGAag CTTGGTGGTACAAGCCCGAATACATAATAAACGATCTGAACATCAACTCAGTGATTACAACACCCTGTCACGAGGAAATCCTGCCCATTAACTCGTGGACGACTCAGAGGCCTTACACGTTAAGGGGTTACTCTTATTCTG GTGGTGGGAAGAAAGTGACAAGAGTGGAGGTGACTTTGGATGGGGGTGAAACATGGCAAGTTTGCGTGTTGGACCACCCTGAGAAGCCTAACAAGTACGGTAAATACTGGTGTTGGTGCTTCTGGTCACTCGAGGTCGAGGTGCTCGACCTTCTTGGAGCCAAGGAAATCGCGGTTCGGGCTTGGGACGAGACTCTCAACACACAGCCTGAGAAACTGATTTGGAATGTCATG GGTATGATGAACAACTGTTGGTTCCGAATAAAAACCAACATGTGCAAGCCACACAGGGGAGAGATTGGAATCTTATTCGAGCACCCAACTCAACCGGGGAACCAAACTGGCGGATGGATGGCGAAGGAGCGCTACCTAGAAAAATCGTTAAACGAAAATCCAATCTTAAAGAAGAGTGTGTCCTCCCCATTCATGAACACCACCTCAACTATGTTATCCATGTCGGAGGTTAAGAAACACAACTCCGCTGATTCAGCCTGGATCATTGTCCATGGCCATGTCTATGACTGCACCCCTTTCCTCAAAGATCATCCTGGTGGCACAGACAGCATTCTCATCAATGCCGGAATGGACTGCACAGAAGAATTTGACGCCATACATTCCAGTAAGGCGAAGAAAATGCTTGAAGAATATAGGATCGGGGAGTTGATCAAAACCGGCTACGCCTCTGCTGATTCGTCGCCGAATAACTCAGTCCACGGCCCCACCGGCAATGGTATCTTCCCCCTCACGCCAATCAAAGAATTGTCGCCACTACTTAGAGGTGTCGCTCTTGTGCCACGTGAAAAAATTCCATGCAAACTCGTGGCCAAAACTTCCATCTCACACGACGTGCGATTGTTCCGATTTGCACTGCCGAATGAAGAGCATGTGCTTGGTTTACCAGTTGGAAAACACATCTTTGTCTGTGCCACCGTTAATGAAAAGCTTTGCATGCGTGCATACACCCCATCTAGCGGCGTCGAAGCAGTCGGATATTTCGAGCTCGTGATCAAGGTATACTTCAAAGGGATGCATCCGAAATTCCCTAATGGCGGGTTAATGTCGCAGCATCTTGATTCCCTGACTCTGGGTTCATTTATCGACGTGAAAGGGCCGTTAGGGCACATTGAATACCTCGGAAAAGGTATTTTCACAGTGCATGGCAAGCAAAAGTCGGCTAAGAAACTCGCAATGATCGCCGGTGGAACTGGAATCACCCCAATCTATCAAGTCATGCAGGCGATTCTGAAAGATTCCGAGGATGAAACCGAGATGTATGTCGTGTACGCGAATCGAACGGAGGACGACATTTTGCTGAGAGACGAGCTTGACGAGTGGGCGGAGAAATATCCAAACAGGGTTAAAGTGTGGTACGTGGTGCAGGAGAGTGTACAAGAAGGGTGGAAATATAGTTTAGGATTTGTAACAGAGAGCATATTGAGAGAGCATATTCCGGGGCCCGAAAAAACTCTGGCATTGGCCTGCGGGCCGCCGCCGATGCTACAGTTTGCTGTGAATCCGAATTTGGAGAAGATGGGGTATGATATCAAGGAAAATTTATTGGTGTTTTGA